The Prevotella melaninogenica genome window below encodes:
- the nrdD gene encoding anaerobic ribonucleoside-triphosphate reductase has protein sequence MEMKNFTITKRDGSKDRFSLDKIMNAILKAFESVNEPTDLGTLSKIIANLNIQNDIKVEDIQNQVELALMKEGYYQVAKSFIVYRQQHTEDRETLEKMKFLSDYCVASNAATGSKFDANANVEHKNIATLIGELPKQGFIRLNRRLLVDRIKKMYGKDLADEYIDLLNHHFIYKNDETNLANYCASITMYPWLIGGTNSIGGNSTAPTNLKSFCGGFINMVFMVSSMLAGACATPEFLMYMNYFIQKEYGKDYWERADEVVDLSLRKRTIDKVITDYFEQIVYSLNQPTGARNYQAVFWNISYYDRPYFESLFGNFYFPDGSQPDWESLSWLQKRFMIWFNQERLKTVLTFPVETMALLAENGDCKDKEWGDFAAKMYSEGHSFFTYMSDNADSLSSCCRLRNEIQDNGFSYTLGAGGVSTGSKSVLTINLNRCIQYAVNNNLDYKEYLTHIIELCHKVQLAYNENLKELLRNHMLPLFDAGYINIDRQYLTIGINGLVEAAEFMGLDITPNEDYKKFVQTVLGLIETQNKAFRTKEAMFNCEMIPAENVGVKHAKWDSEDGYFVPRNCYNSYFYRVEDNSLTILDKFKLHGAPYIEHLTGGSALHMNLEEHLSEPQYRQLLRVAAQEGCNYFTFNIPNTICNDCGHIDKRYMHECPHCHSKNVDYLTRIIGYMKRISNFSVPRQEEAHRRFYAGEDKYTVNTTNEKLCKETVTETKNA, from the coding sequence ATGGAAATGAAGAACTTTACAATCACAAAACGTGATGGGTCAAAGGATCGGTTCTCCCTCGACAAAATTATGAATGCTATTCTCAAGGCATTCGAAAGCGTCAACGAACCTACTGATTTGGGTACTTTATCAAAAATCATCGCTAACTTGAATATTCAAAACGACATCAAGGTAGAAGACATCCAGAATCAGGTTGAGTTGGCACTTATGAAAGAAGGCTATTATCAAGTAGCAAAAAGTTTCATCGTCTATCGTCAGCAACACACAGAAGACCGTGAAACTCTTGAAAAGATGAAGTTTCTTTCTGACTATTGTGTTGCATCAAATGCTGCTACGGGGTCAAAATTTGATGCCAATGCAAATGTTGAACATAAGAACATTGCAACACTTATTGGCGAACTTCCTAAGCAAGGATTTATTCGTCTCAACCGCAGACTACTTGTTGATCGTATTAAGAAGATGTATGGTAAGGACTTGGCTGATGAGTACATTGACCTTCTAAACCACCATTTTATATATAAGAATGACGAGACAAACCTCGCCAACTATTGTGCATCCATCACTATGTACCCTTGGCTTATTGGAGGTACAAATTCAATTGGTGGCAATTCGACAGCGCCAACAAATCTGAAAAGTTTCTGTGGTGGCTTTATTAATATGGTATTCATGGTGTCATCTATGCTCGCTGGAGCTTGCGCTACGCCAGAATTCTTGATGTACATGAACTACTTTATCCAAAAGGAATATGGTAAAGACTACTGGGAGCGTGCTGATGAAGTTGTTGATCTTAGCCTAAGAAAGCGTACGATTGATAAGGTAATTACTGATTACTTTGAACAGATAGTTTATTCACTGAACCAGCCTACAGGTGCTCGCAACTATCAAGCAGTATTCTGGAACATTTCTTATTATGACCGCCCATACTTCGAGTCACTCTTCGGAAACTTCTATTTCCCAGATGGATCACAGCCAGATTGGGAGAGTCTTTCGTGGTTACAGAAACGCTTTATGATTTGGTTTAACCAAGAGCGTCTAAAGACTGTTCTCACCTTCCCTGTAGAAACAATGGCTTTGTTAGCAGAGAATGGTGACTGCAAGGATAAGGAATGGGGTGACTTTGCCGCTAAGATGTATTCTGAGGGACATAGTTTCTTCACATACATGAGCGATAATGCTGACTCACTCAGTTCATGCTGCCGTCTACGTAATGAGATTCAAGATAACGGCTTCTCTTATACACTCGGTGCTGGTGGTGTCTCAACTGGATCAAAGAGTGTATTGACAATCAACCTCAATCGCTGTATTCAGTATGCAGTCAACAACAACCTTGATTACAAGGAGTATCTGACGCATATTATCGAGTTATGTCATAAGGTACAATTAGCATACAATGAAAACCTCAAGGAGTTGCTGCGTAATCACATGCTTCCACTCTTTGATGCTGGATACATCAACATTGATCGCCAGTATCTCACTATTGGTATCAATGGTCTTGTAGAAGCAGCAGAATTCATGGGACTTGACATCACACCGAATGAAGATTATAAGAAGTTCGTACAGACTGTACTTGGATTGATAGAAACACAGAATAAGGCTTTCCGTACAAAGGAAGCTATGTTCAACTGCGAGATGATTCCTGCAGAGAATGTCGGAGTAAAACATGCTAAATGGGACTCTGAAGATGGGTATTTTGTTCCACGCAATTGCTATAACAGCTATTTCTATCGCGTTGAGGACAACTCGTTGACGATTCTTGACAAGTTCAAACTACACGGAGCACCTTATATAGAACATCTAACTGGTGGTTCTGCACTTCACATGAACCTCGAAGAGCACCTCTCTGAGCCACAGTATCGTCAGTTGTTGCGTGTCGCTGCACAGGAAGGTTGCAACTACTTCACATTCAACATTCCAAACACTATCTGCAATGACTGCGGTCATATCGACAAACGTTATATGCACGAATGTCCACATTGCCATTCTAAGAATGTTGATTATCTCACTCGCATCATTGGTTACATGAAACGTATTAGTAACTTCTCTGTACCTCGCCAAGAGGAAGCACACCGCCGTTTCTATGCAGGAGAAGATAAATATACAGTTAATACAACAAATGAGAAGTTATGTAAAGAAACGGTTACTGAAACCAAGAACGCATAA
- a CDS encoding HAD family hydrolase, with amino-acid sequence MKDISLIAFDADDTLWECQTYFEAVEKEYCELLKSYASADEISKALFAVETANMPLLGYGSKAFLLSLLENAIEVSGGRLKADEVEKIIKLGKELLQLPGKPMDGVEETLKVLRERGEYHLVVFTKGELLDQENKFHRSGLKPYFDDIIVVSDKTEASYYQLCERFSINVEQLLMVGNSFRSDIEPVLKLGGWAAHIPFHTTWQHEVVEEYKHSHLLKLEYFTQLKQVL; translated from the coding sequence ATGAAAGATATATCATTAATAGCCTTTGATGCAGATGATACTCTGTGGGAGTGTCAAACTTATTTTGAGGCGGTAGAGAAAGAGTATTGTGAGCTATTAAAGTCATACGCCTCAGCCGATGAAATTTCTAAAGCTCTTTTTGCTGTTGAAACAGCAAATATGCCACTTCTGGGTTATGGGAGTAAGGCTTTCTTATTATCTTTATTGGAGAATGCAATAGAGGTAAGTGGGGGAAGGTTAAAAGCAGATGAGGTTGAGAAGATTATAAAATTAGGTAAAGAACTTCTCCAATTACCAGGCAAGCCAATGGATGGAGTTGAAGAAACTTTGAAGGTTTTACGTGAGAGAGGAGAATACCATTTAGTTGTCTTTACAAAAGGTGAACTGCTTGATCAAGAAAACAAGTTTCATCGTTCAGGCTTAAAGCCATATTTTGATGATATTATAGTTGTTTCAGATAAGACAGAGGCATCTTATTACCAATTGTGTGAGAGGTTTTCCATTAATGTTGAGCAGTTATTGATGGTAGGTAATTCTTTTCGTTCGGATATAGAACCCGTATTAAAACTTGGTGGTTGGGCAGCTCATATACCTTTTCATACAACATGGCAGCATGAAGTTGTAGAGGAGTATAAACACTCTCATTTGTTAAAGTTGGAGTATTTTACACAGTTGAAGCAAGTTTTGTAA
- a CDS encoding DUF4199 domain-containing protein, protein MIYEDFKQLTAYTRYDGIYLAIIWAASFACLLGITILPVLAQFSFLLSISTPFFVAYRLKIFREEGRNGVISFRCSLFYCVRVFFNAAIIFSLLQWLYMHYLDNGKLLMMVTNLYSSNEGKSTLAAIGVPYDQFIAALPEAFQPYSLASSTFVTAVMLGGLCSLFIAAIMSKKGKRQMS, encoded by the coding sequence ATGATTTACGAAGATTTTAAACAACTGACAGCTTATACCCGTTATGATGGTATTTATCTTGCTATCATTTGGGCAGCAAGTTTCGCATGCTTGTTGGGTATAACCATTCTGCCAGTTTTGGCACAATTTAGTTTTTTACTCTCTATTTCAACTCCTTTCTTTGTTGCTTATCGATTGAAGATTTTTCGTGAGGAGGGACGTAATGGAGTTATATCTTTTCGTTGTAGTCTTTTTTATTGTGTACGTGTTTTCTTTAATGCTGCAATTATCTTTAGCTTGCTGCAATGGCTTTATATGCACTATCTTGATAATGGGAAATTACTCATGATGGTTACTAATCTCTATTCCAGTAACGAGGGAAAAAGCACTCTCGCAGCTATAGGTGTTCCATATGACCAATTTATTGCAGCGTTGCCAGAGGCTTTTCAACCCTACTCGTTAGCCTCAAGCACTTTTGTTACTGCCGTAATGTTAGGTGGCTTATGCTCTCTATTTATTGCAGCTATTATGTCTAAGAAAGGCAAGAGACAGATGTCTTAA
- a CDS encoding glycosyltransferase family 2 protein — protein sequence MDISVIIPLYNEEESLPELHAWIQRVMNANGFTYEIIFINDGSKDKSWDVIEDLHHKDEEHVHAIKFRRNYGKSPALYCGFNAAQGDVVITMDADLQDSPDEIPELYRMIMEEKYDLVSGYKQKRYDPLTKTIPTKLFNATARKISGVHNLHDFNCGLKAYRRDVVKNIEVYGEMHRYIPYLAKEVGFARIGEKVVQHQARKYGKSKFGINRFFNGYLDLLTLWFLTNFGKKPMHVFGLMGSFMFFIGFIAFLWLIVEKVIMLVNGVYGDLLSDHASFFIALVAMVMGTQLFLAGFIGDLISRSNPRRNDYQIEKEM from the coding sequence ATGGATATATCAGTAATTATTCCTCTTTACAATGAGGAAGAAAGTTTACCAGAATTACACGCGTGGATTCAGCGCGTGATGAACGCTAATGGCTTCACGTATGAAATAATATTTATCAATGACGGCTCTAAAGATAAGAGCTGGGATGTCATAGAGGATTTACATCATAAAGATGAGGAACATGTTCATGCGATAAAGTTCCGTCGTAACTATGGTAAGAGTCCTGCGCTCTACTGTGGCTTTAATGCTGCTCAAGGTGATGTTGTTATTACGATGGATGCAGACTTGCAGGATTCTCCTGACGAGATACCAGAACTTTATCGTATGATAATGGAGGAGAAGTACGACCTTGTTAGTGGTTATAAGCAGAAACGTTATGATCCATTGACAAAGACTATACCAACAAAACTTTTCAATGCTACGGCACGTAAGATTAGTGGTGTACATAATTTGCATGACTTTAATTGTGGTTTGAAAGCCTATCGTCGTGATGTAGTGAAGAATATTGAGGTATATGGTGAGATGCACCGTTATATCCCTTATCTTGCAAAAGAGGTAGGCTTCGCACGTATAGGTGAGAAGGTTGTACAGCATCAAGCACGTAAATATGGTAAATCAAAGTTTGGAATTAATCGTTTCTTCAATGGTTATCTTGACTTATTGACACTCTGGTTTCTCACCAACTTTGGTAAGAAGCCAATGCATGTCTTTGGCTTGATGGGCTCGTTTATGTTCTTCATTGGTTTTATAGCATTCCTTTGGCTGATTGTAGAAAAGGTTATTATGCTTGTTAATGGTGTATATGGTGACCTACTCTCTGACCATGCTTCCTTCTTTATTGCTCTTGTTGCGATGGTAATGGGTACACAGCTTTTCCTTGCTGGTTTTATTGGCGACCTTATCAGTCGCAGTAATCCACGCAGAAATGATTATCAGATAGAGAAAGAAATGTAG
- a CDS encoding DUF6452 family protein yields MNYSKIKHIVSKTLLITLLFGGAIWMGSCSDIDCPVTNGVWANYVVQGDTLHDTLTISAIRENKTDTILLNKQVNTTKFSLPMSYSGDSDKLRFVFTNKAGVTTVDTVTVSKTNISHFESVDCPPACFHTLTAVSAKGTRVSQVEISNPNVDYDGTKEHILITFTNP; encoded by the coding sequence ATGAACTATAGCAAGATTAAACATATAGTAAGTAAAACTCTCTTGATTACTCTTCTCTTTGGAGGAGCAATCTGGATGGGTTCTTGTTCCGACATAGACTGTCCTGTAACCAATGGTGTATGGGCTAATTATGTTGTACAGGGCGATACTTTACACGACACACTTACTATCTCGGCAATACGTGAGAACAAAACAGATACGATTTTGTTAAATAAACAAGTTAACACGACAAAGTTTAGTTTGCCAATGAGCTATAGTGGCGATAGTGACAAGTTACGTTTTGTCTTCACAAATAAGGCTGGGGTAACAACTGTTGATACTGTTACGGTGTCAAAGACGAATATAAGTCATTTTGAGAGTGTTGACTGTCCGCCAGCATGCTTTCATACCCTTACTGCCGTATCAGCAAAGGGTACACGAGTGAGTCAGGTTGAAATCAGTAATCCTAATGTTGATTATGATGGTACGAAAGAACATATACTTATCACTTTTACTAATCCTTAA
- a CDS encoding DUF6048 family protein, whose product MMVRKNIYLSLLLILNVLFLLCPTTANAQHRPSLPKVKEDSIPFFRGAAVGVDLVGPAMRWLASYGQYEALLRVNLKDRYFPVVEVGVGQADKTDETTGTNFKTSAPYGRVGCDFNMLKNKHDDYRFMVGGRVGYTSFKYDVLSPGLADPIWGTQSSYGALGNKGSQLWAELVGSVDAKILGPIRMGWSVRYKLRVAHKMGEIGEAWYVPGYGRGGSSQLGATFNVLFEL is encoded by the coding sequence ATGATGGTACGAAAGAACATATACTTATCACTTTTACTAATCCTTAATGTATTATTCCTGTTGTGCCCAACTACAGCTAATGCGCAACACCGACCATCTTTGCCAAAGGTAAAGGAGGATAGTATTCCTTTCTTTAGGGGAGCAGCAGTGGGTGTAGATCTCGTTGGACCTGCTATGCGTTGGCTTGCATCATATGGTCAGTATGAAGCTTTGCTACGAGTAAATCTCAAGGATAGATATTTCCCTGTAGTTGAAGTAGGTGTAGGACAGGCTGATAAGACTGATGAAACAACAGGAACGAACTTTAAGACGAGTGCACCTTATGGACGAGTGGGCTGCGACTTTAATATGCTTAAGAATAAGCATGACGATTATCGCTTCATGGTGGGTGGTAGAGTAGGCTACACTTCGTTTAAGTATGATGTTCTTAGTCCAGGACTTGCTGACCCTATTTGGGGAACACAATCCTCTTATGGTGCTCTTGGTAATAAGGGAAGTCAACTTTGGGCAGAACTCGTTGGTAGTGTTGATGCTAAGATTTTAGGCCCTATTCGTATGGGTTGGAGTGTTCGTTATAAACTCCGTGTAGCTCATAAGATGGGAGAAATAGGTGAAGCTTGGTATGTTCCTGGCTATGGTCGTGGTGGGTCATCACAGCTTGGTGCCACCTTTAATGTACTTTTTGAACTATAA
- a CDS encoding FAD:protein FMN transferase: protein MNKKKLYWQIPFLLVLIIGSIAIVRCQRSMPYQHNKGFIFGTVYNITYQSNEDLQPQIEAELKKVNQTFSTFEANSLISQINQNKPVKVNEMFREVFTLAESISKETDGAFDVTVAPMVNMWGFGFKTGQHPSKQAIDSLHQVVGYHKVKLVGNTIQKTDKRVMLDCSAIAKGYGSDIVARFLRRNGIKNFMVEIGGEIVTMGNSEQRLPWKIGVTKPTDDSVKVNQEIQTVLNVTDKAMATSGNYRNFYYKGGKKYAHTIDPKTGYPVQHSLLSATVLAKNCATADAYATSFMVMGIEKARKLLERHPELMAYFIYSDAKGNLQVWYSPSMKGKVVK from the coding sequence ATGAATAAGAAAAAACTATATTGGCAAATTCCTTTTCTTCTTGTGTTGATAATCGGTTCAATAGCTATTGTTCGTTGTCAGCGTTCAATGCCATATCAGCATAACAAGGGATTTATCTTTGGTACAGTTTATAATATTACCTATCAAAGCAATGAAGATCTTCAGCCGCAGATAGAAGCAGAATTGAAGAAGGTAAATCAAACCTTCTCTACTTTTGAAGCTAATTCGTTGATTTCACAGATTAATCAAAACAAACCTGTGAAGGTGAATGAGATGTTTCGTGAGGTGTTTACACTCGCTGAGTCTATTTCTAAAGAAACTGATGGAGCTTTCGATGTCACAGTTGCTCCAATGGTAAATATGTGGGGCTTTGGTTTTAAGACTGGTCAGCATCCTTCTAAGCAGGCTATAGATAGCTTGCATCAGGTTGTAGGATATCATAAGGTGAAGCTTGTTGGTAACACAATTCAGAAGACAGATAAGCGTGTTATGCTTGATTGTTCTGCAATTGCTAAGGGCTATGGCTCTGATATTGTTGCTCGTTTCTTACGTCGTAATGGTATTAAAAACTTTATGGTGGAGATTGGTGGTGAGATTGTTACGATGGGTAATAGTGAACAGCGTCTGCCTTGGAAGATTGGTGTTACAAAGCCAACAGATGATAGCGTGAAGGTTAATCAAGAGATACAGACGGTATTGAATGTTACGGATAAGGCTATGGCAACGAGTGGTAACTACCGTAATTTCTATTATAAAGGTGGAAAGAAATATGCTCATACCATTGATCCAAAGACTGGATATCCTGTACAGCATTCACTCCTTTCTGCAACAGTCTTAGCTAAAAACTGTGCTACAGCTGATGCTTATGCTACTTCGTTTATGGTAATGGGTATCGAGAAAGCACGTAAATTACTCGAACGTCATCCAGAGTTGATGGCTTACTTCATCTATTCTGATGCGAAAGGTAATTTGCAAGTATGGTATAGCCCTTCAATGAAAGGAAAAGTTGTTAAATAA
- a CDS encoding Crp/Fnr family transcriptional regulator, whose translation MLQLYDKLLELPLFIGISTDELSDIVGQTKFGFHKLIADKPLVSMDDKCTQLFFLMNGTLRVISHADNHRYRIEEELSAPAVIQPEHFFGLMQRYTKDFIAQTDCSLLSLDKSEVLRLLDNYLIFRLNLLNSISMQAQRMSHIPWRQQPSDIRQQFVNFLRLRCLTQAGRKVLRITMEDLAQELHQSRLNISRLLNALQCDGLLTMSRGIITIPQLETLRG comes from the coding sequence ATGCTCCAACTCTACGATAAACTTCTCGAACTCCCACTTTTCATCGGTATTAGTACGGATGAATTGTCAGATATCGTAGGGCAAACAAAGTTTGGCTTTCATAAACTTATTGCAGACAAACCGCTTGTAAGCATGGATGATAAATGTACACAGCTATTCTTTCTAATGAATGGTACACTTCGTGTGATAAGTCATGCTGACAACCATCGTTATCGTATAGAGGAAGAATTGTCGGCACCAGCAGTTATTCAGCCCGAACACTTCTTCGGACTTATGCAACGCTATACAAAGGATTTTATAGCGCAGACAGATTGTAGTCTGCTTTCGTTGGATAAGTCAGAGGTGTTACGTCTACTTGATAATTATCTTATTTTCCGCCTTAATCTTCTCAATAGTATTTCTATGCAAGCACAGCGAATGAGTCATATCCCATGGAGGCAACAGCCCAGTGACATTCGCCAGCAGTTTGTTAATTTTTTACGTCTTCGCTGTCTTACACAAGCAGGTCGTAAAGTGTTAAGGATAACGATGGAAGACCTTGCTCAAGAGTTACATCAAAGTCGTCTTAATATCTCTCGTTTGCTCAATGCTTTACAATGTGATGGGCTGTTAACAATGAGTAGGGGAATTATTACTATTCCGCAGTTGGAAACCTTAAGAGGATAG
- a CDS encoding M3 family metallopeptidase produces the protein MIDNITGEKERINPFFLPYDTPHYTVPFNRITLADYEEAMMEGIRREDEQIEKIINNPDEPTFENTIIPEDEVKGRKHYYDLLSRVESVFFNMLSAETNDEMDALAQKMSPILTKHGNDVSLNPKIFERVKYVYEHHGELTPEENCLLEKSYEGFVRSGALLDEAGKDRLRKLTEEASMLSLQFSQNVLKENKAYTLHITDEQQLDGLPNTAREAAHEAAKEHGLKGWVFTLDAPSYGPFMMYSTQRELRKELYMARNTLCIKDNDTNNLELCKRLINLRREMAQLLGYDTFADYVMKHRMATKVENVYKLLNDLIEAYKPKAIEEREEVEALAKEEEGAAFKMEPWDLAYYSQLLKKKKYDLDPEMLRPYLELGNVIKGVFGLATRLYGITFKENKDIPVYHPDVKPYEVYDKDGSYLAVLYVDFHPRKGKRDGAWMTEFQGQWIERDGTNVRPHASLVMNFSKPTEDKPALLRLGEVETFLHEFGHSLHGIFANTRFESLSGTNVWWDFVELPSQFMENFAVEKEFLRTFAFHYQTGEPMPDELIEKVIASRNYGVATACLRQVSFGLLDMAYYTHKEEFTEDIISFEKKAWAPAIIDEQRMDTCMTVQFSHIMAGGYAAGYYSYKWAEVLDADAFSVFKKEGIFNQATAQRFRDNILSRGGTEHPMTLYKRFRGQEPTIDALKERDGLTKGL, from the coding sequence ATGATAGATAATATAACAGGGGAGAAAGAGCGTATAAATCCTTTCTTCCTACCTTATGATACACCGCATTACACGGTACCTTTCAACCGTATTACTCTTGCTGATTATGAAGAGGCAATGATGGAAGGTATTCGCCGTGAGGACGAGCAGATTGAGAAGATTATTAATAACCCCGATGAACCAACCTTTGAGAATACGATTATACCAGAGGATGAGGTTAAAGGACGTAAGCATTACTATGATCTTCTGAGTCGTGTGGAGAGTGTATTCTTTAATATGCTCAGTGCTGAAACAAATGATGAAATGGACGCTTTGGCACAGAAGATGAGTCCTATTCTCACTAAGCATGGTAATGATGTTAGTTTAAATCCTAAGATTTTCGAACGTGTCAAGTATGTCTATGAACATCATGGAGAGTTGACACCAGAGGAAAATTGTCTGTTGGAGAAAAGTTATGAGGGCTTCGTGCGTAGTGGTGCCTTGTTGGATGAAGCTGGAAAGGACCGTTTGCGCAAGCTTACTGAGGAAGCCTCAATGCTATCACTGCAGTTCTCACAGAATGTTTTGAAGGAGAATAAAGCATATACTCTGCACATTACTGATGAGCAACAGCTTGATGGACTTCCTAATACCGCACGTGAAGCGGCACACGAAGCTGCAAAAGAACATGGACTAAAAGGCTGGGTATTTACTTTGGATGCCCCAAGTTATGGCCCATTTATGATGTATAGTACTCAGCGTGAACTGCGTAAAGAGCTTTATATGGCGCGCAACACGCTCTGTATAAAAGACAACGACACAAACAACCTTGAACTTTGTAAGCGTCTGATAAATCTTCGTAGAGAGATGGCTCAACTTCTTGGTTATGATACCTTTGCTGACTATGTGATGAAACATCGCATGGCTACGAAGGTTGAGAATGTGTATAAACTTCTTAATGACCTTATTGAGGCTTATAAACCAAAGGCTATTGAGGAGCGTGAGGAAGTAGAAGCTTTAGCTAAGGAAGAAGAGGGTGCCGCCTTTAAGATGGAGCCTTGGGATTTAGCTTATTATAGTCAGTTACTGAAGAAGAAGAAATACGACCTTGATCCCGAGATGCTTCGCCCTTACTTGGAGTTAGGCAATGTAATCAAGGGAGTCTTTGGCTTGGCTACACGTCTTTATGGTATTACCTTCAAAGAGAACAAGGATATACCTGTTTATCATCCAGATGTAAAACCTTATGAGGTTTACGACAAGGACGGTAGTTATTTGGCTGTACTCTATGTTGACTTCCACCCACGTAAAGGAAAGCGTGATGGAGCATGGATGACAGAGTTCCAAGGTCAGTGGATTGAGCGTGATGGTACAAATGTACGCCCACATGCCTCTCTTGTTATGAACTTCTCTAAGCCTACAGAGGATAAGCCTGCATTGTTAAGATTAGGTGAGGTTGAGACCTTCTTGCATGAGTTTGGTCATTCGCTTCACGGTATATTTGCTAACACGCGTTTCGAGAGTCTATCAGGAACCAATGTTTGGTGGGACTTTGTAGAACTTCCTTCTCAGTTTATGGAGAACTTTGCTGTAGAAAAAGAATTCCTCCGTACCTTTGCTTTCCATTATCAGACAGGTGAACCAATGCCCGACGAGTTGATAGAAAAGGTAATAGCCAGCCGTAATTATGGAGTTGCAACAGCATGTTTGAGACAGGTAAGTTTCGGACTCTTAGATATGGCTTATTACACACACAAAGAAGAGTTCACCGAGGATATCATCTCCTTTGAGAAGAAAGCATGGGCACCAGCAATTATTGATGAGCAACGTATGGATACATGTATGACTGTACAATTCTCTCATATTATGGCAGGAGGTTATGCTGCTGGCTATTATAGCTATAAGTGGGCAGAGGTCCTTGATGCTGATGCTTTCAGTGTATTTAAGAAAGAAGGAATCTTTAATCAAGCTACTGCACAGCGTTTCCGAGATAATATTCTCTCACGTGGTGGTACAGAACATCCTATGACTCTCTACAAACGTTTCCGTGGACAAGAGCCAACTATTGATGCGTTGAAAGAGAGAGATGGACTTACGAAAGGGCTGTAA
- a CDS encoding deoxycytidylate deaminase: MNNEHISKHSSASSSLEGRGKAAVDYRYLRMARIWAENSYCKRRQVGALVVKDKMIISDGYNGTPSGFENICEDESGVTKPYVLHAEANAITKLARSGNNSEGSTLYVTASPCIECAKLIIQAGIRRVVYAEKYRLTDGIDLLTRAGVEVEYISLEDGSSSSSASL; encoded by the coding sequence ATGAATAACGAACATATATCAAAACACTCATCAGCATCTTCTTCTTTAGAGGGAAGAGGTAAGGCTGCTGTTGACTATCGTTACCTTCGTATGGCACGTATTTGGGCTGAGAATTCTTATTGCAAACGACGTCAGGTTGGTGCCTTGGTTGTGAAGGATAAGATGATTATTAGCGATGGCTATAACGGTACACCGAGTGGTTTTGAAAATATATGTGAGGATGAATCTGGCGTAACAAAGCCATACGTCCTCCACGCTGAAGCCAATGCTATTACGAAACTTGCCCGAAGTGGTAATAATAGTGAAGGTTCAACGCTTTACGTAACAGCTTCTCCTTGTATTGAATGTGCAAAGCTCATTATTCAGGCAGGTATTCGACGAGTTGTTTATGCAGAGAAGTATCGTCTTACAGATGGTATAGACTTACTGACAAGAGCTGGAGTTGAAGTAGAGTATATAAGTCTTGAGGATGGCAGTAGTTCTTCTTCAGCGTCTTTATAA